The nucleotide sequence TTGCATGCTACTTGATACCGCTCATCCTGCTCTGGCGACAATTGAGAAGCTTGTCAAATTCGATCCTTTTACCTGGTGCCATTTTTAGAATGTCGGGATGTCATAATAAGTTATCTCTTTGACGATGGAAAGGTACTTGGGTCAGCGATTCATTATCTTCGCGCGGTTCGCTTAAGGGTGTTATGCCGCGCTCGCGAAAATAATCCCGAAGACTAGGCAAAAGGAATCGTGTTCCACAAAAAACATCGCTACGCAACCTTCTCCGTCCAAAGTATATTTTTTTGGAAAGGTTGTTTAGTTAAAAGTTATATTCTACAGATGGCAAGGTATATACGCCCCGGCAGAGTCCACCCTGCTAGCAGAGCTTGGACTGTTGAAGAGACAAAAATTCCACATCGACCTAACTCGGCGATCTCCCATCGAAGAGAATCCTTCCCAAGAAATTTGATCGTAAATCCAGCCTACAAACAACCACATTACGATCCGTTAGATTCAGCTACAGAAGAGGACATGGTGCCGACTGTGATGGAATCACCACAAAATAACACCGTTCCTCGCCGGGTAACTAAACGAGAGAACATAAACTTGGTACGGCAAACCGAATGGGACGTAAAAGGCACGAAGACAGAGAGTCTTGTCCAAAGAAACACGCTTAGTAAACCAGTCAGTGTCCTGTTAGGATTAGTGTGTTTCACATCATGTTTGTCTCTCATTTTGACCCTTCTCATCCTCTCTGGCTCGATTGAGGCAGGAAGATGTTCTTGCGGCGACAATGAAGGTAAGTCGCAGTAGTAACTTTTTGAATTTCTTAATTGGGTATCAAAATGCTTCAAATAAATAACGCTATCAAGCGAGCATTTTTTGGTAATCCTTTTCTAGCTTATTTTTCACCCTGTATTAAATTTTCCGCGTAACTTAGAAaggtttcccccccccccctcattaTGAACTCGGAAACCACAGATGCAGACAGGACATCCTCTTTGAATTGAGACAAAATAACGGAAGTTGCCACCACTGTTCAGCTCTAACACTGAACATACTTTTTGAATTGCACTAGTATCTCAGACACGCAAAAAGAGGGGCAAGGCATTTCCGACACAGATAATAACTGTAACCAACGAAGTAGGGCTAACCACGATAAACACAAAGCTTCAGTGAAATTTTCAGTTCTGTAAACGCCCACAGCCGCAAAAATACCTGCATACGTTTACTGTACACtgcactttattttttcttctgatttccAATCAATGAAGTAGGCTTAGCCGTGATAAACACAAAGCTTCAGCGAAATATTCAGTTTTGTAAACGCCCACAGCAGCAAAAGTACCTCCGCATGTGTTTACTGTACTCTgcactttattttttcctctgataCCTTGCTATTAGTTTGATAGCCAATGAAAATATAGAATATCACAACATAATGTAAAACGCAGCACCAGTCTTGAACTGTTCCGGTACCCTATCTACTCCCTTGCGGCAATGGAAACAGTTCAGTGAACATCTCTCACTTTCTTGAACTGTGGAATATTTCTTGAAAGCCGCACAAAGCACTCGGGGGTGTCCGGGATTAGAGGATTTTAgcgaagaaataaaattaaatctcGGCGCTCAATTTAAGAAAGCCAGAGTTAAGTATGGGTGAAGTGTAGTCATATAGGATGAGATCTTTGGCAGGTTTATAACAAAGGGATTTTTATACAGGTTAACAGGTCCAGTGACCGCTTTCCTAGCGGCGTTTGCATTTGGATTCGATCAGCCTAGTTTATCTTGATGGCAAGTAATCATCTGCCTCGATCAACTTAATCAGAGTTAACCATGTGAATGTAATTGCACCCTTTCGGcaattgcttgtttttttgtctagattgaaaacaaataatagcAATCTTTATGAGGGTATCTCGAGGTGCCAGGTACAACTAGAGGCTTAAAATAAATCTCCTTAGGGGCAGCGTCTGTAACAATGGGTATATAATTCATTGCGTTGTTATCTCTACAAGGGATATCAATTGCGAGTGTGCGGAATCACTTGTTTAGGTCCAAGGACAAAGACGCAATTTTCGTTTATTCAAcagttgtttgagaaaaatcgCTTAATGTTACCATTGCCTAACCGTCAATGAACAGTAAATGCATGATAAAGATTCCCAGTTGCGTACTTTCCCATGTTAACCATAAGACCACAGTGGCTAAATAAACCTCATGAATCATGTTCAAAACACGTCAAATCACATCTTTCCTCATTATTGTATCACGTGAAATATTTGTAATTGCAGAACGTGAAATGAAAGGAATCTAGAAGACAAAGATTTTGCCTCTGGGTAAAATCAATCTTCTTGAGAATTCGTTTCCCTCATGCCTCGACGACTCAACTTGTGACCTTTCTTGAACAGGAATCGGTGTTAAGTTTCTGAGTTATTCTGACCCTTGGGGCACTCTTTCCGTCAGTGGGAGCGCAAGCTAGAAGATGTTTAAAATCTAAACAGTTTAAGTCAGTGTGACATCGCAGGTGTATTTGTTTGATAAACTCTTATATGGGGTAAGTGTCGGTGATTTAGAAGTCATTAGTGCAGATCTCTCTGAATAAACATTGGATTGATTTTTAATGGAGATTTTCAAATGTAGGTGATCTGACCAGTTCAAAAGATTTGTAAGCAATATGGGAGGTTCTAGGACATAATTAAtcctgaagttttttattttatttttttaattctaatgCTTTGGTGTCATCATTCATCAAAAAATGTGATCATCACATTAGAATTATAATGAAAAAAGGATGTAGTCCTGGGCATATTACCAAAAATGACCGACTGTAGGCTACCTCCTGAACTTTTCAAACAGAACTTGTTTAAGTCTTTCGTTGTCATATACCGCATCACGGCTAATTGTAAAACCGTTTGCTCCCCTTAAGGTCTCAACGACTTGGTGCAAAGTTGATTTGGATCAAATTGAATTCTGCAAAACTGTGAAGGACAAAAGATAGATAATTGCCGAAAGCGATTTGTCACTGGAAACTAATATTCCTGAGGTCATTTAAAAATACTGTGGAGCAAATGAATACCCACTATTTAGTAGTAGGCAAAACATTAGATGATGGCTTTTAATCGTTCTAGTTGTTAAAGATATGAATGAAGTATCATAAAACACCACATGGGTCTGTCCGTGAAAAAGTGCTAATGAACACGAGTTCAAACATATTCAAAGACTGTTCAAGGCCTTCAAGTTACGGTGGTAAATAATCGGTTTAGCTCTTATTAGCCCAGTTGTAGTcccaaacatttatttaaacCCGTCTGCATGCAAAAAGTATTGACGATTGACAAGAAAGAGGTGACTTCACAAAGCAAATTAATTTGGAGGGCCCAAAGAATAAAACCACTTATGTTAACGTGTTCTAATGTGAAGAAgtcttaaatttaatttttttcataatattattgtactttattaattttttttatctatctaTTGTTTTATATGTGCTTATTGGCTTTGGTCAAAATAGTTAAGaatgattaaattattttttccgtCAAGATAGCTGATTATGAAatattaaagagaaaaatttgccatcttttaGAAGTAGCTgcctaattttttttgccatacTTTCTTACCATTTAGGGCCTGGCAGAACAAGCACTTTGGAGGCAGATGATGAGCAATCGAAGACGTTCTCTACAAATATATCTTCGCTAAACGAACAAATGGTGACGCCCTTATACATGGATATTTTCATTAAAGATAGTAATGATTGGGTTCCATACTAAAGCATTTGGCTTGCTAATATTGGCCATAATATTACTATACCATGCAGTTAACCGTGGGCAAGAGTTAAGAAATCGAGTGTGTAATACCATTTTTGAAGTAGAGCGCTTTACGATTGCGTGTCGTCAAAGTAGTAAGGGTATTATAGCAGTGCAGTGATCACAACgagaatgaataaataacaagGACGCAGTGAAATTCAGATTAGTTCCTGACAAGCAGAGTGTGTATATATGCTGGTTACGATTAGCCAATACAGTCACACGTTATACTCGAAGCTCAATTGAAAATCTTACTACAGTGGCTATAGCTTTGAGTTCGTGTGCACAAGTTGGTCGTTTAAACCGTTTGAATGCCCTATCTTCTTGAGCAAGACAGCAAGTCGTAATtcaggaaacaaatgaaatcttaCCTTACCACCAATTCATCCAATGTAGGGGCCATTTTAAGAGTTTAATAGTCGAATAGACGTGACCTACATAGCTAGACTGTAGTAGGTGTAGTGAATGGGCTCTAAAACCTGAAGATATTTCTCTTTTGCCAAAGATTACGATGAGACCAGTCTGATGTATTTCTTCTACATTTCCACAGGCGGAGATGAAGGAAAATGTATCTGAGGTACGAAAAAATTGTTACGCGTTCGATATAATGCATGTGTATTCCATCATACTGCAGAGTTCTTATGTTTCACATTATTCTACAGCTTCTCCGAAACATAACCTTGGAGACGATGCGATTGGGACATAATGCTTCCAAACTACACGAGGAAGTCTCCTCTCAGGTAAtcgaaaatttaaaatatgagAAATTTAGGGTGCAAGGTAAAAGAGCTAACGAGAGAAATATGCGGACCTTAACAAAGTACTGAAAAACCTTTCGACCACGGTATTCTGCCGCTGCGGTCATTTGTCTTTTCTTgcttttgttgtcgttgttcgttgtttgttttgtttttttcagttgttcttTTCTATGTTATTTGCTTATGGTGATGTGTATATGAAGTAAATGAGTACATGCTTACTGCGTCAGGGTATATGTATACATATCAAAGTAGTATTGTAAATATTGTTCAATATCAACCAATCTAGAATAAACTTAAAACCTTATTTCCTTTTAACATTGTGATTTGGCAAGTGTTCCATTAAAACATAAATGACTTAAGTATCTCATATAGAGCTGTTTTTACCTCCCTGACGTTAGGATTACagtattaaaaatatttcaaaggacCTGGAGTCTATTCGAGCTCAAATTGCTGGACAAGCTGCTGTGTTAGAAAATTTAAATTCCTCTACAGCAACTAATATGATGGAGTTTAAACAAGTCTGGAATGTGGTTAAtacttcaaaacaagaaaaagatgaCTTTGCCAAGAAGGTAACACATACAACTTTGCCACTACTGAACCTAGAAAGTAACACATTCTTTAAAACACAGTTTCGCCCATAACAGTTAACAGTACCTTATGCTGCCTGTTGGTCATAAAAAAAGTGTTAACCAATACCTTGATGATTCAAAGTTCTTTTTATCGATTACGTGaaacaaaaatgcattttctcaATGTATAAATCTCTGCAAtcataatttatgaaaaaaaaattattgcagcgACTCGGAGCCAACATGAATTCTAGCTAGAACATGAAGAAAGTTTGATATCAGTAGTGGTCAGAGAACATTCACCCATTGAAATAATTAACAAAGTGCTATCTGAGATTTTAAATTGTAGGGACTAAAATATTCAGAGAAGGTATGAAAGTAGTGTGCAAGCTTTATTGCTGAGAAAGTCATTTCCTTTCAGGTCGATATGAAGTTTAAACGTATGCGGCAAGATGTAAAGCAGACAGAAGGAAGTTTGTTGAATAAAACGAACTCATCTTTGCAAGATTTCGAAAATAAGGTTATAATCCGATGAAtcgttgttgtggttgttgttttctCTTAGAGAAAACCGCAAGCATTCCTCTTTACTCTCTACCCTTGGAGCAGGTGTGTTCTATTCAGGGCCGAAATGAATAATTGATAAGTCTACccaaatcaagttttttttttttgactaaACATTTTGGTTTTCGCCTGATCTGACTTCTTGTATGAGTCGCCAAACCCTCATGTCTAATGCATCAATAATTCAATGCGTCTTTCAGCCcaattttaattcaattaagaaatattttgatgacttcagtaaattgatattttaaattgATAGGTCAACAGTGAAATTAGAGTTGTTTTTCTCAAGCTGAATGAAACAATTGCCCGTGGTGACTATTTATCTTCTTCACTGGAATCACAAAGGAAAAACGTAAGTTTATGCCCTTGCAATATGTATATAATGAATGCCTTCATTTGTACAATAATAATCATAAAGAGACATTTCCCCATTTTCCTAACGATTCCctctgttgaaaattttgggATTACATTGGTTATAAGGCTCTTATCCAGCTCTCCCTCGCTACCTTTGAAAATATGTATCTGTTGAACCTCACTAATCTGCTATTACGCCAAATTCTTGTATAAATATTTAATAGCATATCATTTCCTCATTTAGGTAACAAATAGTTTTGGAAAACTTGAACTTAGAGTTAAAATGGAGGAAGAAAAGTCTGGCAACATCACAAAAAGTTCGGTAAGTCACTAAATGCGGACGCTTTGACTTTTCACAGAATTGCAAGTGTCGGTAACATGAGTGCAAGTGTGTGCAACACCTAACACAAAGTCATATTTTATTCTGAAGGATCACCACTTCAAGTTGATCAAGCATTTGAGCAATATGCTGAATGACACTCGGGAAGATATGAGGAATATGTCTCGAGAACAATCTACGGCTTTGGAACAAGCTCAAAATTCCACAGTTACGGAACTTCTAAGAGTTCGGATGTTGGTGAACTCAACGCAGACGATTATCATGACACAGTTAAAGAAAGTGCACGAAAACATGACTGAAAAGGTGCCTTATTTTCTATTGCTTATTCTACGGTTTAACATCATAGGCCATCATATGACATAGCTTACAGGAGTCCATTGGGCTCCTGAGCTTACTTATCACGTACTCCTACTGAAACACCCTgctttttcaactttcttttcgAGAATAAAGTTCACCGAgactaaaagagaaaaataacaattcgaaaaaaaaaaaaagttgcctcGGCATCGCCTTAGGTCAGCAAATCAGCCAGTCAACATAAAATGATCTGCTCAATTTACTTATGTGCCCAATGTTGCCACCACCCATTGTTGCCATTAACAGGTTTTATGCTCTTAGATCTCCAAAGTATGTCATTGTTGCGTCAATTGGGGAGCCCCTAATttttagtttggttttggttttagcTTAAGCGTTCCATATTCATACATTAATCCGTGATTGCTCAATTCTCAAATCCATTACTCAAACTATGTGAGCAAATTAGTCGATTGAACACAAACAATTTTACCCAATGACAGCCCCTTTTGCTATTCATGtctttatctatttatttatttatttattcactcaTACGAAACCTTATGGGaaacctttatttttaaaaactcagGTAACAAAGGAAACTGAGAAACTTAAGGCCAGAATAGAAATTGTGGAAAGCAAATCAAATAGCTTAAGGCATGTCACGGTAAGTAATgaatatcttcattttttttcccatagtGTTTCCCAgttttgaaaaaggtaaaaaaagtattgttaatttgtaagaaatgtgcacctgaaagatttttttcgcCACAAAcatcctttttcattttccaaaggaTCAACACCTAAAGAAGATTCAGCAAATCGAGGAATTGCTCAACATTACACGTGACAACATTAAAGAAGAATCCAAAAAGCATTTTACCGCGCTATGGTTGGTAGGAAACTCTACCAAAATGGATCTTCGAAGTATACGCGTGGTTTTGAATGTAACGCGTGGTAATATTGTAAGACAGCTAAAAGAAGTGCAAAACAACTTCACTGAACAGGTACACTTTCTGTGTTACTTTAAGACTGAATGAACCTCGCACTGACCACTCGATGTGAGTGTTATTACTCACAGTATTACTCTAAAATTATTGATTCAGAAAACATCATCAAGCTAAGGTTACTCTTCACATAAATTAGCGAGGAAAAACGGCTTCATCACCAAGCACACACATGCCTCGAAAAAGGCCATAAGTAATGTTATAATAAAGGGGGAAACACGATCATAACTTATGCAAAAATCTTTGTTACGTCTACAGGAGCTTGGCCTAGACCCCTTCCCCCAAAACACAGTGTGTCAACCAGATAGGATTgatcaaaattcaaattaagaaTATTCATTATTATGATCAGAAAGGTGTTATAAATAGTTTTTCCCAAGCGTGGAGTAACTCTTCGTGGGCATTCGAGCCACGAACCTTGGCCTTACAAAATCCTGAAGTGGTTTTGATCCGGTCATATGCTGATTTTATGCGTAACAAGCACCTTTTGTTCTGCTGAGATCAACAATGACGACGGAACTATGTTAGagaataaatgacaaaaatgagTGCAACATAAATCTCCAAATGTCAGTGGCTTGATCGACCGAGGGGATGCCTTTTATAGgtcaatttatttcaagtttctcCGTTTGTTAGCATAAATTTTCGGTTCTATACAGCAATTGTTGCTTAGGAATCAATAAATGGCTCTGTATTCATAAACTATACAATTATTATTTATTGACGAGACTTTGacgaagtaaaaaaaaggaaaaagggtGAATTTAGATGCAATGTGTTATTTTCCTTCTTAGGTAAAGAACGTTAGTAAGATGCCGGGTCCTATCGGACCTCCTGGCTACAACGGAAGTCAGGGACCTGTTGGCCCCCAGGGAGCCCTGGGTCCTGCTGGTCCTAAAGGATCAGGAGACTTTAGTCAATGTCAGTATAAAAATGAAAGTGAAGATCCGATTCCTGGTGGCTCGAATAGGATAAGTGTAGTTATTAATGAGCCAACAGTAAGTTTACTTACTTTCATActttacataaaaaataataaataaatttaagaaccaaaaaaaaaaaacaacaccaaTATATAAATCAACAGATAAAGAAAGATTTCTAAATGTAAGCTGTCTTTACCCCTTTGGCATTTCTTAGAATCTAAGACTAAGACATCAGTTACTGGGGGACTTAAACCTAATTTTTCTGAATCAAGCTCAGTCAAGAGGAAGTTGAATGATCTTGTACTATTGCTTTTGTGAGGTGGAAAAACTCACAAGAGTAATGTAGTGCCTGGCCTCTCTTACCTCAGAAATTATAGTTTTAATGCACCCCTACTTTCGCATCCAGTCGGCCTAGTGTACTTTAGTGTAATTTAAATGCATTTTTGGAATAATACAGGCAACATTTggaaaaggtttgttttgatTGAACGCTGTTTGCTCGACCAAATGCACAATCGTCTTCGCAGGGTTTGAATGGATTTTGCGCCATTCACGGGCTTTGCCTCTATAAAATTGAAAAGCTAACtaatcttttctttatttatattattaattgtgatctcatgattttttttgtgcaaaTTTGGAATGAACAAGCAATGCATGTTGGTTTATGGAAAATTACTTGAGCTTATCCAAACCAAAAGACACTGGTAACGATGTGATTGCCAGTATAGATAACATAACAAAtgtgtatttctttatttttgacaGAATAAAAGGATAATGGCAGTTACATGCTCAACAAATCACGGCATTGAGTATAATCTTTTAACAACGATACAAAGAGGCGTCCTGAGATATATTTGCATCTGTGATGGAAAATCCAGATATTTCAGTGGAGGAACTAGTTGCTACCTGCACTATTGGATTTGCCCTTTAACAACATAATTACCTACATTCCTGAAGCTTCAGCTTTGTACATATTTTTCCTTGTATCTAATTTGTATAATCAAATCTACTCAGCCCCATTTTGTACAGTTGTGAAGGGAAGGTGcaaaacagacagaaaaaaataggaCTCAGCGAGACTGAGAGGCACTCTATCTTGTGTGGAATTAAGTGGTCGATATCTTGGAATCCCGGATAGTATCAATGTGTTTAAATCTTGCTTCATAAGTAGGCAGTTGGTCCAAAGGAGATCA is from Pocillopora verrucosa isolate sample1 chromosome 7, ASM3666991v2, whole genome shotgun sequence and encodes:
- the LOC131768290 gene encoding myosin heavy chain, clone 203-like, whose protein sequence is MARYIRPGRVHPASRAWTVEETKIPHRPNSAISHRRESFPRNLIVNPAYKQPHYDPLDSATEEDMVPTVMESPQNNTVPRRVTKRENINLVRQTEWDVKGTKTESLVQRNTLSKPVSVLLGLVCFTSCLSLILTLLILSGSIEAGRCSCGDNEGPGRTSTLEADDEQSKTFSTNISSLNEQMAEMKENVSELLRNITLETMRLGHNASKLHEEVSSQDYSIKNISKDLESIRAQIAGQAAVLENLNSSTATNMMEFKQVWNVVNTSKQEKDDFAKKVDMKFKRMRQDVKQTEGSLLNKTNSSLQDFENKVNSEIRVVFLKLNETIARGDYLSSSLESQRKNVTNSFGKLELRVKMEEEKSGNITKSSDHHFKLIKHLSNMLNDTREDMRNMSREQSTALEQAQNSTVTELLRVRMLVNSTQTIIMTQLKKVHENMTEKVTKETEKLKARIEIVESKSNSLRHVTDQHLKKIQQIEELLNITRDNIKEESKKHFTALWLVGNSTKMDLRSIRVVLNVTRGNIVRQLKEVQNNFTEQVKNVSKMPGPIGPPGYNGSQGPVGPQGALGPAGPKGSGDFSQCQYKNESEDPIPGGSNRISVVINEPTNKRIMAVTCSTNHGIEYNLLTTIQRGVLRYICICDGKSRYFSGGTSCYLHYWICPLTT